The Streptomyces sp. YIM 121038 genome includes a window with the following:
- a CDS encoding MaoC family dehydratase, producing MPSGRYFEDFETSATLRHWPGKTVTEYDHHLFCLLTMHCHPLHLDHHYAQSATRWQRPLVTSAYVFSLLCGLSARDITGQAITHLSFGSFCHPAPVFHGDTLYAQTRVLTMRDPSPSKRGGEVHAETSGHKQDGTLVYSFTRRLIVNKRCPARPATEPRAAAEPDR from the coding sequence ACGCTTCGTCACTGGCCCGGCAAGACCGTGACCGAGTACGACCACCATCTCTTCTGCCTGCTCACCATGCACTGCCACCCGCTGCACCTGGACCACCATTACGCACAGTCGGCCACGCGATGGCAACGGCCCCTCGTCACCAGTGCCTATGTCTTCTCACTTCTGTGCGGACTGTCAGCCCGGGACATCACCGGTCAGGCGATCACGCATCTGAGTTTCGGCTCCTTCTGCCACCCGGCTCCGGTCTTTCACGGAGACACCCTCTACGCCCAGACGCGAGTCCTCACCATGCGAGATCCCAGCCCGTCGAAACGAGGCGGCGAAGTCCACGCCGAAACATCCGGCCACAAACAAGACGGCACGCTCGTCTACAGCTTCACCAGACGGCTCATCGTGAACAAACGCTGTCCTGCCCGCCCAGCTACAGAACCCAGGGCCGCAGCAGAGCCCGATCGCTAA
- a CDS encoding methyltransferase, with translation MKDSDLLRLIIHGTTAFELLHAGIETDLFARLEEAGGLDIAGVAKALNIEEQPARVLLLGLAALQLIKKEGNKYVNSEIVRSKLIPGPRYLGPLIDLHARIINPAMTDFTQSLKENKNVGLRTVPGPGATLYERLTNHPHLQQCFYRNMGNASARTLPTFLDTADLADFTHLLDLGGGDATTAIAAARHHPHLELTVFDQGSSLHLAAANIQEAGLEQRIHTYAGDIFSADFPCGIDGILYIHLFEVWSLQRNIELLTKCYEVLPEQGSVFIYNFASNNDNTGPLTAGLVSPYFLTLASGEGMNYSARDVTAVLKAAGFQHVETHDDLPYGHTLHVGTK, from the coding sequence ATGAAGGACTCCGACCTTCTCAGGCTCATCATCCACGGCACCACAGCCTTCGAGCTGCTCCACGCAGGCATCGAAACCGACTTGTTCGCCAGGCTGGAGGAGGCTGGCGGCCTGGACATTGCTGGCGTGGCAAAGGCGCTGAACATCGAAGAACAGCCCGCACGAGTACTTCTTCTCGGCCTCGCGGCCCTGCAGCTCATCAAGAAGGAAGGCAATAAGTACGTCAACTCCGAGATCGTCCGGTCGAAGCTCATCCCCGGCCCCCGTTATCTTGGCCCACTCATCGACCTCCACGCAAGAATCATCAATCCCGCCATGACCGACTTCACCCAGTCACTGAAGGAGAACAAGAACGTCGGCCTGCGCACCGTACCGGGACCAGGCGCCACTCTGTACGAACGCCTCACTAACCACCCACACCTGCAGCAATGCTTCTACCGCAATATGGGTAACGCGTCAGCGCGCACTCTTCCCACCTTCCTGGACACCGCCGACCTCGCCGACTTCACCCACCTGCTCGATCTCGGTGGCGGCGACGCCACCACCGCGATTGCCGCAGCCCGGCACCATCCCCATCTGGAACTAACGGTGTTCGATCAGGGTTCCTCACTGCATCTCGCCGCAGCAAACATCCAGGAGGCAGGGCTCGAGCAAAGAATTCACACCTACGCGGGGGATATCTTCTCAGCCGACTTTCCATGCGGGATCGACGGAATTCTTTACATCCACCTCTTCGAAGTCTGGTCACTGCAGCGCAACATCGAACTCCTGACGAAGTGTTATGAGGTACTACCCGAACAAGGAAGTGTATTCATCTATAACTTCGCATCGAACAACGACAATACCGGGCCACTCACGGCAGGTCTGGTATCGCCTTACTTCCTGACCCTTGCTTCAGGCGAAGGCATGAATTACTCCGCCCGCGACGTCACAGCCGTCCTGAAGGCCGCAGGATTCCAACATGTCGAAACCCACGACGACCTACCGTATGGACACACGCTTCACGTCGGCACCAAGTAG